CTTGGCCCTGGTGAAGCCCATCCCAGTACTTGATAGCCTGTTGGGTGGCGTAAATGGGCGCCGTCAGATTGACGGTGATCATATCCTGGATGTCCTGCGCGGAGAGCGCGAGGAACGGCGCGCGAAGGTACCCCGCGTTGTTTATCAGCACCGAAAATCCGCCCATGGTCtcgatggtgaaggagagGAGGGCATCAATTTCTCGTAGATTGGAGAGATCGCAATGGAAGAAGGCGGCAGTGCCCTCGCCGTGAGTGAGGTTGAGCTTGGAGGCAGCGGCGGGGCCCTTTTCAGTGTCGATGTCGCTGAGCACGATGCGATAGTTGCGTTGGGCAAGGGCTTCAGCAATGCAGAGGCCCACGCCTTGGGCGGCGCCAGTGATGATGGCCGTGTTCATGGTCTGTCTGCGGAGGTTGCTTTGAACAGGAAGTGGGATGT
The Aspergillus fumigatus Af293 chromosome 4, whole genome shotgun sequence DNA segment above includes these coding regions:
- the sdr1 gene encoding short-chain dehydrogenase helC, encoding MNTAIITGAAQGVGLCIAEALAQRNYRIVLSDIDTEKGPAAASKLNLTHGEGTAAFFHCDLSNLREIDALLSFTIETMGGFSVLINNAGYLRAPFLALSAQDIQDMITVNLTAPIYATQQAIKYWDGLHQGQAGCVVSVTSSSSFKTYASIAPYGAAKAGAAMFTFAAGAFHPRVRVNAVAPTAIATGFDKNRMRVETDRTGPGYTPEEEMRAMGLKRLQPQEVAEAVVRCVEDKGLYGKVLYLDAVEGIKIHDGYT